AGTGTTGATTTTGACTTTGTATCCACTGCTTATTTTAGTCAGCACCCTGCTAAAGGAGGAACTGTTTTATGGAAAAGAGAGCTTTAAATTTCTTTTACGATAAAGAAGGTGATATTTTAGACATTTCCATTGGAGCTCCTCAATCTGCAATTTCTGATGAAATTGGTGACGATATTATTATCCGTCGTCATCTTGGGACTGATGAGATTATAGGGTTTACCATTTTGAATTTTGAGCATCGTTTCGAGAAAAACAAGCAATCTTATATACTGCCTGTAAAAGCTCAATTTTCAATAGCAGATGCGGTTACTGCCTAAGATGGCTATTTCTTTCCACATATAACCAGAAATCCACCCTGACCGTATCCTGGCCGATGGGGTTCTACTTTCTTTAAAATCTTCGGCAAAGAAAAGATGGTCTGGCTGGTTGTTATCTCCTTGAAATCGTTCACCTTCAGCAACTCTATAACCTCCTGAACCGAATAAAGT
The bacterium DNA segment above includes these coding regions:
- a CDS encoding DUF2283 domain-containing protein, translating into MEKRALNFFYDKEGDILDISIGAPQSAISDEIGDDIIIRRHLGTDEIIGFTILNFEHRFEKNKQSYILPVKAQFSIADAVTA